One stretch of Manis pentadactyla isolate mManPen7 chromosome 10, mManPen7.hap1, whole genome shotgun sequence DNA includes these proteins:
- the LOC118914950 gene encoding olfactory receptor 8S1-like: MALRNHSTISEFVLMGLSSDPHVQALLFVLFLGIYLLTLMGNLTLLLLIRADSHLHTPMYFFLSNLSLLDLCFSSVTVPKLLKDLLSEKKTISVEGCLAQVFFVFLTSGTEACLLSVMAYDRYAAICHPLLYGQVMSNQLCVRLVLVSWGLASLNALVIVLLGVDLDFCDGHIIHHYTCELPALFPLSCSDISITNIILLCSSLLHGLGTFLPIFFSYARIIATILSISSTTGRSKAFSTCSSHLVAVILFFGSGFLCYLMPPSGSSLDLLLSVQYSAVTPILNPLIYSLKNVEVKAAVKRTLGKYL; the protein is encoded by the coding sequence ATGGCCTTGAGGAACCACAGCACCATCTCTGAGTTTGTTCTCATGGGGCTGTCTTCAGACCCCCATGTCCAAGCCCTGCTCTTTGTGCTCTTCCTGGGGATTTACCTCCTGACCCTGATGGGGAACCTGACGCTGCTGCTGCTGATCAGGGCCGATTCCCACCTCCACacgcccatgtacttcttcctgagcaATCTGTCCCTCCTGGACCTCTgcttctcttctgtcactgtgccAAAGCTGCTGAAGGACCTGCTGTCAGAGAAGAAAACCATCTCAGTGGAGGGCTGCCTGGCCCAGGTCTTCTTTGTGTTTCTCACTTCAGGGACTGAAGCCTGCCTGCTctcagtgatggcctatgaccgctatgctgCCATCTGCCACCCTCTACTCTACGGCCAGGTGATGAGCAACCAGCTCTGTGTGAGACTGGTGCTGGTCTCCTGGGGCCTGGCCTCTCTCAATGCACTTGTCATTGTGCTCTTGGGTGTTGACCTGGACTTCTGTGATGGCCATATCATCCACCACTACACCTGTGAGCTGCCTGCTCTTTTTCCCCTGTCTTGCTCTGATATCTCCATCACTAACATTATCCTGCTGTGCTCCAGCTTATTGCATGGGCTTGGAACCTTCCTCCCCATCTTCTTCTCCTACGCCCGTATTATTGCCACCATCCTGAGCATCAGCTCCACCACGGGCAGAagcaaggccttctccacctgctcctcccaccttgTTGCTGTGATCCTGTTCTTtggttcaggttttctttgttatctcaTGCCTCCCTCTGGGTCCTCTTTGGATTTACTTCTCTCTGTACAGTACAGTGCTGTCACACCCATTTTGAATCCCCTCATCTACAGCCTAAAGAATGTGGAGGTAAAGGCAGCTGTGAAAAGGACATTGGGGAAATATCTATAA